Sequence from the Fusarium oxysporum Fo47 chromosome VI, complete sequence genome:
GGTCTCGAGGCAATCATTCGAGtcttgactttggctttgcGTGAGTCGCAGGCCCTTTCCGAGCGGTGTAGGGGTCATACTAACAACAGCATGGCAGCCCCATTTCTTGTTACGCTTTTCTATAGAGCTTCAAGACGACTCTTCAATAGGTTTTCTGCGCCTGCGAGGCGACGAGCGGAGAGTAAACGAAAAAGTTGGCTTTTTGGCTGTTTCTATTAGACTCGGACTAACATCGTATAGCGATATCCACCAAGGTACGAGACGCGCCTGACTTCGTTGAGCTGTGTCGCATTTGGGGCTACGAAGCAGAGGAACATATCGTTCAGACCAAAGATGGATATCTTTTAGGTCTTCATCGTCTGCAGTGGAGAAAGGGTGAAGAAGGACAGAAAGTTAACTACGGCCCGACGAGTCTGAAAAAGAAGGTCATCTACATGCACCATGGCCTTCTCATGAATTCAGAGGTTTGGGTTGCTCTCACAGATGAGCAAAGATGTCTACCATTCGAGCTGGTTGAGAGAGGTTACGATGTCTGGGTAAGTTTGCCTTCGTTACGCAGCTCACGTCCATTGACTAACATTTACACAGTTTGGAAATAATCGGGGTAACAAGTACTCCAAAAAGTCAATTAATCAGTCGCCAACCTCCAACGCCTTCTGGGACTTTTCCATCGACGAATTTGCCTTCCACGACATTCCAGATAGCATCAGCTATATCCTTGATACAACCCAGCAGGAGAGTCTCTCGTACATCGGCTTTTCGCAAGGTACAGCTCAGGCTTTCGCCAGCTTAGCCATCCATCCCAAGCTCAACAACCAGATCAATGTCTTCATCGCTCTCGCGCCTGCTATGGCGCCTGCCGGCTTATCTAGTGGAATTGTCGACGCGCTCGTAACTGCATCGCCCTCTGTTTTGTTCCTTTTGTTTGGTCGTCGTTCGATTCTCAGTTCCGCCACTATGTGGGAAACCATCTTGTACCCGCCCATCTTCAGCAAGCTCATCGACATGGGGCTATCATTCTTGTTCAATTGGCAAACCCTCAATATCTCCGCGAGTCAGAAATTGGCTGCTTACCCACATCTGTACTCTTTTACGAGCACCAAGAGTGTGGTTCACTGGTTCCAGATCATTCGAAACAAATCTTTCCAGATGTATGACGATGACGTTCATCAGCCGATCAGTGTCACTTCAAGCAGCAAATACTCCAAGGTTGCCAAGTACCCGACTCGAAACATCAAAACACCAATCGTTCTGGTTTACGGTGGTAGCGATTCCCTGGTGGATATCAAGGTTATGCTCAAGGAACTACCCCCTCAAACTGTGGCAACTGAGATTCCTCACTATGAACATCTTGACTTTCTCTGGGCTCGAGATGTCGATACGCAGGTATTCCAGCACGTGTTTGATGCGCTCGATAGCTTCACTGATGCCGAGCATACAAAGGAGGAATATGATCGTTACTATGTCAGCCGGCAGGAGAGTCTTCTAGGTTCAGGTTATGCGTTTGGGCATGCTCACCATGGCAGCGAGAGCGAGTCTTCGACACTTACACCAAGTCTTGAGGGAGCCAATGGTGTCCAACTTGCACCCCAACCTCAGCCACACCGAGCACGAGAGCAGGCGTCTGGAATTCCTTCTCCTAAGAACACGACAAGACACAGAGTGAAATACTCCGGTGAAATACCTGCAGGCGACCGACCAGCCACCCCTGAGCTTTTTAAGAGTGCTGCGGGAAGAGACTCACCTGAAAGTGGATTGGATTCCCCAGTAGCGGCCAGAGTAAAGGCTGGTGTCAAGCGCAGCGGGAGTGTCGGGAGCAATATTAGCCTGGATATGCGAGAGGGTCGTGGTATCAGTGTCGGTGCGAGTAAGGCTGCTGGTGGCATTGTGACGAAGAGCGGCGCCAGCGGAACCAACGTGGAGGAGAGTCCTAGAAGGGACAGCTCtgcagagaagaaaaagaagtaGGTGGTTAAGTGGAAGCGCAATGGAGGAAGAGTTGGATTCAGTCATGTCTTCGATCGATGATTCAGAAATAATgcttattctttttatttgTTACAGGAGGGACAGCGATACATCTCGAGCAGTACACGCACGTTACAATATATTGGGTTTGCGAGAGCCCAGCTTTTCGCAATATATATAGTGCAGACTTGCGCATATCAAGTTGCCGGAATCACGATAGGATGGAACATAGGACAAGCTGGAGACCCTCTTCTGTGCTACATTGATCATTTTCAGCCCTAAAGAGGCACAGCAGCAAGAGTCTGACTCCCATTTGATAGGTAGTCAAAATAGGATGATGGTGCGAGGAAGTGTGAGTGGGTCATTTGCAAGGCTCCTCTGATCCTTCAACTATAGTATTGAGGCTGAACTGAAGCAATCAATAATAGTTCTTGATAGGACTGCCTTTCAATATCTCCACAATCAAAACGGCAATGCATGTTGTTTTTCGGCCACCAAGGGCCGACGGGATGATAGAATATGTCAGTGACTAACCGCAAACTTCGCGAAACACGAAATACGACGGAGATGAACTCCGATATCATACTTGGATCCTGCACCTACCTTTCTAGCCTTTACCCGGATACCTTTCTTATAGATTATGAATATTTTAAGCTTGTTTGTATATGGCCAGAGTGAAGAGCCACTCGCATTGAAGCTGAAGTACGAGAGTGTTGCATGGCGAAcagtaatatatatatatatatagggCTACTTGTCTTCTCATTCTTTTCCTTTAAACACTGGGCACACTTACTCATATTTACCCTGTTCTCATTTCCTCATTATGCAGCCAAGTTCGCCGGTTTCCCTTAACGGGACACAAGCTCCTGATTTGCCCTTCTTCTGTCTTAAAAAccctgaagctgaaggatgTGTAGACGATACGGGCTACTACCTCTATCGCATTGATCTTGCACCAAATGCTGCATTTCTTGCGATATTCACGGCTTCATTGATCGGCTTCATCGTCACTTGGGTTTTCACTCGCAGAGGTACAGCTTTCAATGTCGCCATGATCCTAGGTCTTCTGTGTGAGATCATTGGATACAGTGGACGTATCGCGAGTTGGTGCAATCGTTTCGATATGAATGCCTTCCTTACTCAGATTTGTTGCTTGACCATGGGTCCAGCCTTTATGGCTGCGAGTATCTATCTTTGTCTGCGCAGGATTGTATCAGCTTTTGGACCAGAGAACTCACGGTTACCTCCCGAATACTATACTAGATTTGTAAGTCATTCTCTTGTGGATATTACTCGAACTTGTATTCTAATATACCCACTCTTTAGTTCATCCCTTGCGACGTTGTCTCTCTAgtccttcaagctcttgggGGCGGTATGGCCTCCGTTGCTTCTCAACAGTACAAAAGCGCAGACCTAGGCACAAACATCATGATAGCAGGACTCGCCTTCCAGGTTGTCACGATTCTCACTTTTATTGCTTGCTCAGTCGACTTTTCCATTCGAACTATCCGTCGTCAGCGTGCCCTCGGTGAAGAAGCCTTTGACCAGCGCTCTGAAATCGTCAAAGTCCGCAATTCTCGTCGGTTGAAAGCTTTTCTCTGCGCTCTATCACTCTCTGCATTCTGCATTCTTTGGAGAAGTGCCTTCCGGGTTGCGGAATTATCCGAAGGCTGGAAGGGACCCCTCATGGGTCATCAGTATATGTTTGTTGGGTTCGAGGGAATCTTGATCGTTGTTGCTGTGGCCGTTCTCAATATCTTTCATCCCGCCTTGTGTATGAAGGAGCTGTTGGAGCTGGATGATGGTGGTCTCAAGGGCATTTGGGGCTTCCGCGACCGCAAAAACAATGCCATGACTAGTGAAGAGTCTGTGGAGGACTCAGACCGAAAGACACCCACGAGCGAAGCTGTTGCAGTTTAGGCTTGGTTCGGTGTGTGTACGTGGGAGGATCAGAACAAGCGTCAGGAACAATCACCAAGTTATGTATAGGGAAGCCTGTAGGCATTGATAGGGTGGCACAAATGTTGAAGGGACGTATTGTCGGTAGTGAATTATATGGATCTTATGAATATTCCCTATGTGTCTCCGAGTAGTTTAAGAAGTATATTCCCGCTGCATTCGGATGTTAGCCCGTGCCAAAAGTCACTTGTAGGTGTTTGACAGCATCTTCTATCATCCTATACCCCCTATCAATCACAccatgaagagaaagaataGAGTGTGTTCCGCCTTTCACCAGCAACGTTTCCACACTAACTCCCAACCCCCTCAACTGCTCTCCAAAAGCTAGTGCCTCTGGTGCGAGAATATCCATCTCTGCAACAGCAATCCACGTCTTTGGAAGCTTTCTTAAGAGAGATTCGGGGGCGAGGTTAGGGCTTGCGTCCCATTGAGAGCGATGATCATCTTGAGTAAAGTAAAGCTTACGATAATACTCCATTCGTGCGGGTGTAAGCCAAGGTGCAGTCTCGGCATTGGGCCTCCATACCCCTTCAGCTGTGGCAGTATTGTCAACAACCGGTATGAATAAGACCAATGATATAGGGGGGGGTGTAATAGTGTTTAGGAGTGACGGCTGAGCTGTCGGTAAAGGGATTCCTGGGTTCGATGCAGACAATGCAGCGACAATCGCCAGATTAGCACCAGCTGATGTTCCGCTGATGGAAATACGGGAGGTGTCTATCTTTTGTAGTTCAGCTGGACAAGATGCGACCCATCTCACGGCGCCAATAGCATCCTCGACTGCAGCTGGGAATGGGTTTTCAGGGGCCAGCCCATAGTCTACGCTGACGACTATACACCGCGCTCCTAGTATTTGTGTAAGCATCGTACGATCAGACACAATCAGAGAAACACATACTCTCACAAGCCCAGCAGCAAAGATCTGTGCCATTACTGAGTCCTCCAACTGCCCAGCCACCACCGTGAAACCAGACGAGGACAGGCCAGCCTCGCTCATCACATTGGCCTGTTGGTGTGTAAACTCTCACTCGGAATCTAGCAACGTCATAATCGCTGATGCTCCCTACGGGAATAGGTTTTGTTCCTCCAGGAGGGAGGGAATGTTTCTTAGTACGTATTGAGCCGTCCCAGTCATTGATCTCGTCTCTTTCGATATACTGCAGATGCGCCTCATGATAGGCGACATATTGGGGATCTAGACTGTCACGAATGGCGGGGTGGAGGGGTTGACAGATCTTGCGGTGTGTGTCACCTGTCATTGTAACGATTCACGGGTTTGGATTAGGTTTCGAAGAGTTGTAGTGAATCAAATTGTGAGGTTGATTCAGTTGATTCAGAGGTCAGAGGTGAAACCCCACGCTTCCTCCAACCCCCACTATTCAAAGGCCAGACCCGCATGCTGAGACTTAAGCTTATAGTTCGAAACATTTTCTGCCAGTTTTAGAGTCAGAAATAGTCATTGCGTGTGTTCACAGTACTTTCTCAGATTTAAAACCCGAAGATATCTTGAACATCGATTCAACAGCCTCATTGTATCAAAACAAGGTGACCCCAGTAATTTAGTTCCGACTCCGTATCCGGGCTGCCCGAACGGTGTCGTAAATAGTGGGGCAGATGCCGAAGCCCGTCGCCGTAATTCATAGGGTTATCCCGACTTTGGAGCTGAGGTTTGACTGAGCATGGTATAAAAGGGCAAACCAGTTTCCTGCGTAGGATGCCACAGCAGTAACTTGTTATCGGTCCTTTCAGGCTTTACAACAACATATATTACCATTGAGGTGGAGTCAGCCCAGCAACTTCAAACACTCATGACCTGACAGTTGTGTTATCACGTTCACGGCTTGGCTTGCTCATAGGCATGCGTAAAGTGTTTGGCAATTCTAACGGGTATACGTTGTGCCCAATTACTGTTGGCCATGGCTGTCTTCTTGAACAAAA
This genomic interval carries:
- a CDS encoding Alpha/Beta hydrolase protein: MAIPFIGRLRPHEYLALVGSFILVGLEAIIRVLTLALPPFLVTLFYRASRRLFNRFSAPARRRAESKRKTISTKVRDAPDFVELCRIWGYEAEEHIVQTKDGYLLGLHRLQWRKGEEGQKVNYGPTSLKKKVIYMHHGLLMNSEVWVALTDEQRCLPFELVERGYDVWFGNNRGNKYSKKSINQSPTSNAFWDFSIDEFAFHDIPDSISYILDTTQQESLSYIGFSQGTAQAFASLAIHPKLNNQINVFIALAPAMAPAGLSSGIVDALVTASPSVLFLLFGRRSILSSATMWETILYPPIFSKLIDMGLSFLFNWQTLNISASQKLAAYPHLYSFTSTKSVVHWFQIIRNKSFQMYDDDVHQPISVTSSSKYSKVAKYPTRNIKTPIVLVYGGSDSLVDIKVMLKELPPQTVATEIPHYEHLDFLWARDVDTQVFQHVFDALDSFTDAEHTKEEYDRYYVSRQESLLGSGYAFGHAHHGSESESSTLTPSLEGANGVQLAPQPQPHRAREQASGIPSPKNTTRHRVKYSGEIPAGDRPATPELFKSAAGRDSPESGLDSPVAARVKAGVKRSGSVGSNISLDMREGRGISVGASKAAGGIVTKSGASGTNVEESPRRDSSAEKKKKRDSDTSRAVHARYNILGLREPSFSQYI
- a CDS encoding RTA1 like protein-domain-containing protein, with translation MQPSSPVSLNGTQAPDLPFFCLKNPEAEGCVDDTGYYLYRIDLAPNAAFLAIFTASLIGFIVTWVFTRRGTAFNVAMILGLLCEIIGYSGRIASWCNRFDMNAFLTQICCLTMGPAFMAASIYLCLRRIVSAFGPENSRLPPEYYTRFFIPCDVVSLVLQALGGGMASVASQQYKSADLGTNIMIAGLAFQVVTILTFIACSVDFSIRTIRRQRALGEEAFDQRSEIVKVRNSRRLKAFLCALSLSAFCILWRSAFRVAELSEGWKGPLMGHQYMFVGFEGILIVVAVAVLNIFHPALCMKELLELDDGGLKGIWGFRDRKNNAMTSEESVEDSDRKTPTSEAVAV
- a CDS encoding Alpha/Beta hydrolase protein — encoded protein: MTGDTHRKICQPLHPAIRDSLDPQYVAYHEAHLQYIERDEINDWDGSIRTKKHSLPPGGTKPIPVGSISDYDVARFRVRVYTPTGQCDERGWPVLVWFHGGGWAVGGLSNGTDLCCWACERARCIVVSVDYGLAPENPFPAAVEDAIGAVRWVASCPAELQKIDTSRISISGTSAGANLAIVAALSASNPGIPLPTAQPSLLNTITPPPISLVLFIPVVDNTATAEGVWRPNAETAPWLTPARMEYYRKLYFTQDDHRSQWDASPNLAPESLLRKLPKTWIAVAEMDILAPEALAFGEQLRGLGVSVETLLVKGGTHSILSLHGVIDRGYRMIEDAVKHLQVTFGTG